CGGTATCCGGTTCGCTGATCGCGCGGGGGGTGGATCATGACGGCGACCGCCGTGCCTACACCCTGTACGTGCCCGACGGCTTCCGCGACGCGGCGCCGCGTCCGCTGGTCGTGGCCCTTCACGGTGGCGGCGGACGCAGCGTCAACCAGATCCGCATGGCGCAGCTCAACGGCCTCGCGCGCGAGAAGGGCTTCATGGTCGCCTATCCGGAAGGGACCTCGCGCACGCTGCCGCTGCAGACCTGGAACGCGGGCACCTGCTGCGGTGTCGCCGTCGAGCGCCGCGTCGACGATGTCGGTTTCCTGCGCGCGGTCGTGGCCGACGCCGCAGCGCTGTTCGCGGTCGACCTGCGCCGGGTCTACATCACCGGCATGTCCAACGGCGGCATGATGACGCACCGCGTCGCCTGCGAGGCGGCCGATCTCTTCGCCGCCGCGGCGCCGGTGGCGGGAGGCCTCAACGTGGGCGGCGACTTTCCGCAATGCACGCCGTCGCGCGCGATGCCCATCATCATGTTCCACGGCACGACCGACCGGAACTACCCCCTCGCGGGCGGCGACGGTGTCGGCGAGCGCGGCGTGCCGGAGACCTTCTACCCGGTGGTGCATGCCACCGAGCCCGACACGCTGGCGGCATGGCGCGCGCGCAACGGTGCCACCGGGTCGGCGCGCCGCACCTTCAGCGGCGCGAATGCCCGCTGCGATACCCACGACGGTGCCGCCCCGGTGGTTATGTGCGTCATCGCGCCGATGCAGCCCGACGCCGACGAAGCGGTGGTGTACGACGGCGGCGGCCACGCCTGGCCCGGCGGCGTGCGCGCGCTGCGCGCCGAGTCCGACCTGCCGGCGCGCGACATCGACGCGTCCGCGATGATGTGGTCATTCTTCACCCGGCACGCGCTGCCCTGAATGCCGTGGCGTCGCGTCCGCCCGCCGGCCCGTAGACCGCGGTGAGCCTGCATTACGACGTCGTCGTGCTCGGCGGTGGCGCCGCCGGCTTGATGTGCGCCATCACCGCCGGCCGGCGCGGCCGCAGGGTGCTGGTCCTGGAGGGCAGCAACCGCGTCGGCAAGAAGATCCTCATGTCGGGCGGCGGGCGCTGCAACTTCACCAACCTCGACGTCACGCCGGACCACTTCCTGTCCGCCAATCCGCACTTCTGCAAGTCCGCGCTGGCGCGCTACACCCAGTGGGACTTCATCGCCATGGTCGAGCGTCACCGCATCGCCTACCACGAGAAGGAGCGCGGCCAGCTGTTCTGCGACGACTCGGCCAAGCAGATCGTGCGCATGCTGCTCGACGAGGCGGACGCGGCGGGCGTGACCATCGCGGTGTCGGCGGCCATCGACGGCGTGTCGCGCAGCGACCCCGGGTTCCGGATCGGCTGTCGCCTGGGCACCATCACCGCGGAGGCGCTGGTCGTGGCCACCGGCGGGCTGTCGATCCCGAAGATGGGCGCCAGCGGCTTCGGCTACGCGCTGGCGCGCGACTTCGGCCACGCCGTGCGCGAGACCCGCGCCGGGCTGGTGCCCCTGACCCTGAGTGGCCGCGAGGCCGAGCGCTACGCCGACCTCAGCGGTGTTGGCCTGGCCGCCGCCACCGCCCACGGCGGGCACCGCTTCGACGCCGGCATGCTGTTCACGCACCGCGGCATCAGCGGGCCGTCCATCCTGCAGATCTCGTCGTACTGGGAGGCCGGCACGCCGCTGCTCGTCGACCTGCTGCCGGGCCGCGATGCGGCTGAATGGCTGCGCGCCCAGCGCGACGCGCGCCCGGATGCGGCGCTGTCCACCGTGCTGGCGCAGGTGCTGCCGAAGCGGCTGGCACTGTGCCTCTGCGAGATCGCCTTCGAGGCGCGGCCGATGCGCCGCCACGACGACGCGGCGCTGACGTCTATCGGCGCTCGGCTCAACGCCTGGCGCTTCATGCCCGCCGGCACCGAGGGCTATCGCACCGCCGAAGTGACCCTGGGCGGCGTCGATGTCGACGCGGTCTCGTCGCGCACCATGGCATCGCACCACGTGCCCGGCCTCCACTTCGCGGGCGAAGTACTCGACGTCACCGGCCACCTCGGCGGCTACAACTTCCAGTGGGCCTGGGCGTCCGGGTACGCGGCCGGGCTGGCGGTGTAGATGCGGTCCGCGGTCTCGGGCTGCCACTCACTTTCGTTTGTAGCGCTTTCCCCTCCGCTCACCCGCAGCACGTGTAGCGGCGTTCAAACCTTCCGAATTGCGCGAAGGCGCCTACGTGCATCCGAGAACGGTAGCCGACTGCCAGCCGCTTCCATCGCGTCGTAGGCGCTGAACGCCGACGTTATCGAGATCAATCCGTTATCGGTCAGTTGTTCCACAATCCATATCGTTCCGAAGGTCCGGCAGCCTTCCGCCTGCGCTGCCTTCTTCAAGCGCGCGTCTCCGGTGACGATCGGGCATTCTTCCTGCAGGGCGAGCGCCAGGCACAGTCGGTCCATGGCGCTGGTTTGCCGATATGTTTCTGCCCACTGCACCGAGCACAAGACCCATTCGCCGCTCACGTCGAGCAGTTGGAGCCCCATGTCCGGAAGCTCGGGATGCTGGGTAGCGAGTTCTCGGTGGAACAACGCGTTCGGTGTCACCACCTGCCAGGGCCCATAGAACAGCGGCCGTAGCAGGTCGCCTTCCTTCAGGTCGATCAATACGTTGGCGTCATGGACCAGCAGCATCGGCACTGAACCGCCGCAACTCGTCCTGTTGACTGCCTAGCAGTTCAATCGCCTTGGATTCGCCGATGATGTCCTCCGCCAGCGCGCGGTAGACGGTTTGCTGGAAGCGGTACGGCTTTTCGTGCGGGTAGTCGCCGCCGGGCTCTCGCACATTCCAGCCCTTCTTCTTGAAAGTGCCGAACATCTGTCCGAACTTGCGCTGGTCGAGAACACCGCAATCCCGGGCTCGATATAGCCACGCGTTCATGCTCAACCCATACTCTCGCTTGAGCAGGACAAGCTCGCGGGGGTCAATCCATTTGCGTCGCTTGCCCAGTGCTGCGCTGACGCTGGGCTCCGGCACGAGAAAGGCGCCCGCGAAGCGATCACAGGCCTTCTCTTCTTCCAGCTCGGGCGCCAGCCGGTCGTGCAACAGCAAGTGCCCGAGCTCGTGGCAGGCGGTGAAGCGTTGGCGGTCGCCGGGCCACTCGCTGCTGATGATGATTACGGGCACATCACCGGCCCAGGCTGACAAGCCGCTGAAGCTTTTGTCACCGAAGACATCGGAAGCCAGCACGATGACGCCGTGCTCCTCGAAAGTATCGATCAGGTCCGGAATGGGGTTGAATCCGAGCTTCCAGGCCTCGCGCGCCAGCATCGCCACCTGCTCTACTTCCTCAAGAGTCTCGATGCGCGCGGGCAGCTCGGGGATGCGGAACTGTGGCAAGGCATCCGGCAGCAAGTCGTACAGCGCCATATGGCGCTCTACCTGATCGGTCACGTCCGCGATGATGCGTGCCGCGAGCTGCTCGCTGAAGCCTGAATGCCGGCGATATGCAACGCCGGTGAGTTCGATGGTCGACGGCCGCAACAGATAGTCGACCGAAACCTCGAGGGCAGCGGCCAGCTTGAGCAGAGTCCCGGAGTTGGGAACAAGCTGATCGTTCTCGTATTTGTCGATGGCGGTATGGCTGAGCCCTACGGCATCCGACAATGCGCGCAAGGAAAGGCCGGCACCTTTCCGGGACCGCCGCAAGCGCTCTCCAATCATGGGAACACCTCGGAGCAAAAGCCGCCGATTGGTTTACAACGGCCATATATGGCGCGCAAATGTAAACTTGGCGCCACTTCGCGTCAAATTGTCTGTTCCGCCCTGTGCGCGCGGCGCGATCCCGAGACCGTTTCTGGATGGGGCTGGCGGCTTCCGTCGGATGGGGCTACGAGATGCGATCGCTCGCGGCAACGGCTCCCTGGAGTGCATGCCTCACACGCGGAAGAGACGCGCCTGGATGTCGACGAAGACGTTCCGGATCTCGCCCACCGAGCCCGGCCGGCGCTTGGCATCCCTGGGCGCGGCCCACGCCTGCCGGTGCCAGTTGCAGTACCTCCAGTGCGGCATCGTCGGCGTGTTCAGCCTCCAGATCGTCCCGATACTTCAGGAACAGCGGCCACGAGGTCTGCTGGGTGTAGTCGAGTTCGGTAGCCATTCCGTCGTCGTTGCGCAGGGCCTTGTCGATCTTGTTGAAAGTGTTCCCGAACAACGGGGATGTTCCATTTCCCGGGATGGGGTGTTACGCGGACATTAGGAGGAGGGGGCTTCGGCGAGCATAGCGAATGACTCGCGAATGCCCCTCGAGCCGCGTCGTTACCCGGGCTCTGTGGTCCCTCCGTCCGGCTAAGCCTGCAGGCAGCGCGCGATCAGCTCGAAGGACCGCAGGCGCGCGTCGTGGTCGTAGATGTCCGAGACGATCATCAGCTCCTCGGCGCCGGTCTCCTTCACGAAGGCGTCGATGCCGGCGCGCACGGTGTCGGGGCTGCCGATGATGCTGCGCGCCAGCATGTGCTGGGCGTGCTCCTTCTCGCCCCGGGTCCAGTAGCGGTCGATGTCGTCGATGGGCGGGCGGCTGCGGCTGCGCGCGCCGCGCAGCAGGTCGGCGAAGCTCATCTGCTGGGTGGTCGCCAGCTTCCGGGCTTCGGCATCGCTGTCCGCCGCGATGATGTTCACGCCCGCCACCGCGTAGGGCTCGGCGAGCTGCGTCGAGGGCTTGAAGCGGGCGCGGTAGATTTCCAGCGCGCGCAGCAGCGCGTCGGGCGCGAAGTGCGATGCGAAAGCGTAGGGCAGGCCGAGCTCGGCGGCGAGCTGGGCGCCGAAGGTGCTGGAGCCGAGGATCCATACGGGCACCTTCGTGCCCGCTGCCGGCACCGCCTGCACCGATGCGTCGGCACCTTCGTCCGAGAAGTATCCCTGCAGCTCGACGACGTCGCGCGGAAAGTCGTGCGCGGCGCTGGGCGAGCGGCGCAGCGCGCGCAGCGTCTCCGGCCCGGTGCCCGGAGCGCGGCCCAGGCCGAGCTCGATGCGGCCCGGAAACAGGTGCGCCAGCGTGCCGAACTGCTCGGCCACCACCAGCGGTGCGTGATTGGGCAGCATGATGCCGCCGGCACCGACCCGGATGCGCTCGGTGCCGGCCGCCACGTGCTGGATCACCAGTGACGTTGCCGCGCTGGCGATGCCGGGCATGTTGTGGTGCTCGGCGAACCAGATCCGACGGTACCCGCGCGCCTCGGCATGGCGCCCCAGATCGCGCGCGTGGTCGAGCGCGTCGCGGGCGTCGAAGCCCTCGCGGATGCGGGCCAGATCGAGGATCGAGAGCGCGACGGACATGCGGTGCCTGCGGAGCGGGGGCGGGCTGCCGATGGTGCCGCAGCGCGCGGCATCCTGCGTTTCGCGGCATTCAGGACGCGTTCGGTGGCTGCACGGGATCCTCTTGCCGACACTCAGGGAAGCAAGGGAGAAGTCATGCAGCGCATGCATCTCTATGCGGCGGCCGCCGCTGCGTCGCTCGCGATTCCGGCGCAGGCGCAGGACTTCGGCATCATGCAGTCCGCCGAGACCATCGAGCCGGGCAACTACAAGCTCGCCGGCTATCCGTTCTTCGTGTTCGGCGAGGACGGCGCCGACGACGAGACCGGCGCGGTGGTGCGCGGTGGCTACGGCTTCACGCCGACCATCGACGGCGAGCTCAAGGCGGCGTTCTTCGACGATGTCACCTATCTGGGCGCCGACGCCGAGTTCCTGCTGCACGACAGCGCGCCGCTGGATGTGTCGCTGACGCTCGGCGCCAACATCGGCATGGCCGACGAGCCCCTGTCCGACTCCACCACCTTCGACGCCGCGCTGAGCGGGTCGCACGCCCTCACCCGCCGTCTCGAGCTGGTGGGCAGCATCGAGGCCGCCTTCGTCGAGCTCGACGACGTGCCGCCCGGTGCCGACGATTCGCTGCGCCCCGTGCACCTCGTGCCCGGTGTCGAGTACCGCCTCACCGAGACGGTCGACCTGGTGGCCGAGTACGGCTTCGAGGTCAACGACGAGGGCGCCGACTACGGCTCCATCGGGCTGGCGGTCTACTTCCTCTAGCACCGATCGGCAGCCGCACCGCGGCGGGACGCCGCTGCCATCGTGGCGCGCGCATTGGATAATGCGCGCGCCATGACCCGAACCCACCGCAGCCAGATCCAGCAGCTCCTGCGCGAGGCCGAGCCGACGCTGCTCGAGCGCGACGCGCGCCGGCTGCGCGGCCGCGTCCGGAAGCTGCGCGGCGGGCACGATACGCAGCCGCTGATGAAGGCGCTGGCGGAGGCCCGCCAGCGCGCCGAGCGACGCAGCGCGCGGGTGCCGGCGGCGCTGCACTATCCGCCCGAGCTGCCGGTGGTCGGCGCGCGCGACGATCTGCTCCGCGCCATCCGCGAGCAGCAGGTGCTGGTGGTCTGCGGCGACACCGGCTCGGGCAAGTCCACCCAGCTGCCCAAGCTCTGCCTGGAGGCCGGTCGCGGCCGGCGCGGACTCATCGGTCACACCCAGCCGCGACGTCTGGCGGCGCGGGCGCTGGCCGGCCGCATCGCCGGCGAGCTGCAGACCGCACCCGGCGATCTGATCGGCTTCGAGACGCGCTTCGAGAAGCAGCTCGGCGACGACGGCCTGGTCAAGCTGATGACCGACGGCATCCTGCTCGCCGAGCTCGGCCGCGACCGCGACCTCGCCGCCTACGACACCCTGATCATCGACGAGGCTCACGAGCGCAGCCTCAACATCGACTTCCTGCTGGGCTATCTCAGGCAGCTGCTGCCGCGCCGGCCCGATCTCAAGCTGATCATCACCTCGGCGACGCTCGACCCGGAAAGCCTCAGCAAGCACTTCGACGATGCCCCGATCATGCGGGTCGAGGGCCGCAGCTATCCGATCCGCATCGACTACGCGCTGCCGGCGCGGGACGACGACCTGCCCGGCGCGGTGGCCGACGCCATGGACCGGTTGTGGTCGCGCAGGCCGGACGGCGACGCCCTGGTGTTCCTGCCCGGCGAGCGCGAGATCCGCGAGTGCGCGCGCGTGCTGCGCGGCCGCCGCAGGGATGCCGAGGTGCTGCCGCTGTACGCGCGTCTCGGTGCGCGGGCGCAGGACGCGGTGTTCACGCGCGCGCAGAAGCCCCGCATCGTGCTCGCGACCAATGTCGCGGAGACCTCGCTGACGGTCCCCGGCATCCGCTACGTGGTCGATACCGGCACCGCACGCGTGGCGCGCTTCCAGCCGCGCTCGGGCGTGCAGTCGCTGAAGATCGAGCCCGTCAGCCGGGCCGCCGCCGACCAGCGCGCCGGCCGCTGTGGGCGCGTCGGCCCCGGTCACTGCCTGCGCCTCTACGCCGAGGACGACCTCAAAGCGCGCCCGGCCTTCACCGACCCCGAGATCCGGCGCTCGAATCTCGCCGGCGTCATCCTGCAGATGGCCTCCCTGAAGCTGGGCAGGGTCGAGGACTTTCCGTGGCTCGACGCCCCCAAAACCCGTCACGTGCGCGAGGGCGAGCGCCTGCTGCGCGAGCTCGGCGCGCTCGACGACGCCGGCGGCCTGACGCGCACCGGCCGCGAGCTCGCACGCCTGCCGCTGGATCCCCGCATGGCACGCATCGCGCTGGCCGCGAAGGGCACCGCCGCCGAGGACGCGGCACTTATCCTGGCGGCCGCGCTGGCGGTGGCCGACCCGCA
The nucleotide sequence above comes from Algiphilus sp.. Encoded proteins:
- a CDS encoding outer membrane beta-barrel protein, with protein sequence MQRMHLYAAAAAASLAIPAQAQDFGIMQSAETIEPGNYKLAGYPFFVFGEDGADDETGAVVRGGYGFTPTIDGELKAAFFDDVTYLGADAEFLLHDSAPLDVSLTLGANIGMADEPLSDSTTFDAALSGSHALTRRLELVGSIEAAFVELDDVPPGADDSLRPVHLVPGVEYRLTETVDLVAEYGFEVNDEGADYGSIGLAVYFL
- a CDS encoding NAD(P)/FAD-dependent oxidoreductase — encoded protein: MHYDVVVLGGGAAGLMCAITAGRRGRRVLVLEGSNRVGKKILMSGGGRCNFTNLDVTPDHFLSANPHFCKSALARYTQWDFIAMVERHRIAYHEKERGQLFCDDSAKQIVRMLLDEADAAGVTIAVSAAIDGVSRSDPGFRIGCRLGTITAEALVVATGGLSIPKMGASGFGYALARDFGHAVRETRAGLVPLTLSGREAERYADLSGVGLAAATAHGGHRFDAGMLFTHRGISGPSILQISSYWEAGTPLLVDLLPGRDAAEWLRAQRDARPDAALSTVLAQVLPKRLALCLCEIAFEARPMRRHDDAALTSIGARLNAWRFMPAGTEGYRTAEVTLGGVDVDAVSSRTMASHHVPGLHFAGEVLDVTGHLGGYNFQWAWASGYAAGLAV
- a CDS encoding PHB depolymerase family esterase; this encodes VSGSLIARGVDHDGDRRAYTLYVPDGFRDAAPRPLVVALHGGGGRSVNQIRMAQLNGLAREKGFMVAYPEGTSRTLPLQTWNAGTCCGVAVERRVDDVGFLRAVVADAAALFAVDLRRVYITGMSNGGMMTHRVACEAADLFAAAAPVAGGLNVGGDFPQCTPSRAMPIIMFHGTTDRNYPLAGGDGVGERGVPETFYPVVHATEPDTLAAWRARNGATGSARRTFSGANARCDTHDGAAPVVMCVIAPMQPDADEAVVYDGGGHAWPGGVRALRAESDLPARDIDASAMMWSFFTRHALP
- a CDS encoding LLM class flavin-dependent oxidoreductase, which encodes MSVALSILDLARIREGFDARDALDHARDLGRHAEARGYRRIWFAEHHNMPGIASAATSLVIQHVAAGTERIRVGAGGIMLPNHAPLVVAEQFGTLAHLFPGRIELGLGRAPGTGPETLRALRRSPSAAHDFPRDVVELQGYFSDEGADASVQAVPAAGTKVPVWILGSSTFGAQLAAELGLPYAFASHFAPDALLRALEIYRARFKPSTQLAEPYAVAGVNIIAADSDAEARKLATTQQMSFADLLRGARSRSRPPIDDIDRYWTRGEKEHAQHMLARSIIGSPDTVRAGIDAFVKETGAEELMIVSDIYDHDARLRSFELIARCLQA
- a CDS encoding ImmA/IrrE family metallo-endopeptidase, encoding MIGERLRRSRKGAGLSLRALSDAVGLSHTAIDKYENDQLVPNSGTLLKLAAALEVSVDYLLRPSTIELTGVAYRRHSGFSEQLAARIIADVTDQVERHMALYDLLPDALPQFRIPELPARIETLEEVEQVAMLAREAWKLGFNPIPDLIDTFEEHGVIVLASDVFGDKSFSGLSAWAGDVPVIIISSEWPGDRQRFTACHELGHLLLHDRLAPELEEEKACDRFAGAFLVPEPSVSAALGKRRKWIDPRELVLLKREYGLSMNAWLYRARDCGVLDQRKFGQMFGTFKKKGWNVREPGGDYPHEKPYRFQQTVYRALAEDIIGESKAIELLGSQQDELRRFSADAAGP
- a CDS encoding DUF3368 domain-containing protein, translating into MLLVHDANVLIDLKEGDLLRPLFYGPWQVVTPNALFHRELATQHPELPDMGLQLLDVSGEWVLCSVQWAETYRQTSAMDRLCLALALQEECPIVTGDARLKKAAQAEGCRTFGTIWIVEQLTDNGLISITSAFSAYDAMEAAGSRLPFSDARRRLRAIRKV